One Mycolicibacterium sp. TUM20985 genomic window, AACTCCCGGACCCCCTGCGGCGCCTGCGGCTGGCCGGCCTGGACATCGTGCAGCGCGAACGGTGGTTCGCCGACGAGGACGGCGGCCTGCGCGGTGAGATCGGCGTCGACGCGCTCAGGACGCCCATCTCCGGACACGGTGCCGTGCTGTTGACCGCCGTGCCCCCGGGCACCCGCCTGGCGGGCACGGCGACGGTCGAGGTGGGCGTGCCCCTGATCGGCGGCACGATTGCGCGGTTCATCACGGGGCTGCTCGCCAACGGCATCGTCGACATCGTTCGCATCACGGACGCCTGGCTGGACGAGAACTAGCATGTGCGCGTGGACAACACGCTCGCGTACATCGATCAGGGCTCATTCCTCGCATTGCGGGCACTTGGTCGCGGTCCCCTGATCCAGTTCACCTGGATCTACGACCGCGCGATCGACATCGAGGCGGTACGCCGATTCCACGCCAATCTGGGGTTCGGCTTGCTGGGCAGGCGCATCGAGCGATCCGTGCTGCCATTCGGCCGGGACCGCTGGGTGACGGCACCCGGCCCGCCCGACGTCCAGATCGCGGCGCTGGACCGCGAACCCGACGACGTGTGGACTTGGGCAGACGAACGCTTGCGGCTGCCCATCGATCCGCAGTACGGACCGGCGTGGCATCTCGGCGTTCAGCCGCTGGGCGGCGGCGGCACGGCGCTGACGTTGGTGGTGTCGCACTCCGTAGGTGATGCCAAGGCCATCATCGATGCGGTTTCGGATGCCGTGCAGGGTCTTCGTCGCGATCTCGGCTATCCGCTGCCGGGCTCCCGAACTCGGCGGCAGGCTGCCCGCGAAGACGGTAGGCAGGCGTTGCGCGAAATCCCCGCGATCGCCAAGGCGGTCGCCTCCGCCGCACGCGTGGCCCGTGCGGAGAGCGAGGGTCTGTCCACGTCGGTCAAGTCGGGAGGCAGTACACGTCGCCGCCGTGACGACCGCGAGGTAGTCGCGCCGAACGCTGCGGTGTTCTTCGACGTCGACCACTGGGATCGACGCGCGAGAGAGCTTGGCGGCAGCAGCAATTCACTGTTCGTCGGGCTCGGGGCCCGACTCGGCCAGATCATCGGGCGGGTCGATGACGAAGGGCTGGTGCGGGTGTCGCTACCGGTCAGCGAGCGCGAGCCCGACGACACCCGCGCCAATGCACTGACGGCGACGACGGTGACCGTCGACCCGGCCACGGTCACCACCGACCTCTCCACCGTCCGCAAGGACCTCAAGCAGGCCCTGACGGCACTGGCCGAGACACCGAACGAACTGCTCGGGCCGTTGGCACTGGTGCCCCTCACGCCTGCCTTCCTCGTCCGCCGACTCGAGGGCATGGTGCAGCAGGTCGGTAGCCCCATCGGCTGCTCGAACCTGGGCGAGCTGCCACCGGAGATCAACCGGCCCGACGGCGGCGAAGCCGACCGCCTCACGCTGCGGATGCTCGAACCCAAGATCACCACGAAGGTCCTCGACCGCATGGGCGGCCTGCTCTTCCTGGGTTCTGGACGCATCCACGGCCAGGTCTTCGTCACCGTCGCCGCCTGGGTGGTCGGCGGCCCCAACACGCGAGCCGCCCTGCACGAGTCGGTCCGCCGGGCGATGGCCGACATGCAGCTCACCGGGCGGGTGGAGTGACCGGCTCGTCAGACCTTGACGATCGATACCCGTACGCCGTCGCCGATGTCGGCACCGTCGACCGGCTCGCCGAATTCGAAGGCGGTGGCCAAGATCTCGCCCGCGATGAGGTCGGCGTGAGCCGTCGCCCAGTCTCGGCGCTCCGGCGGCACCGACATCGTCACGGTGATCCGGTCCGAGACGTCCAGGCCGGTGGACTTGCGGAGGTCCTGCAGCTCACGGATGCGATCCTTGGCCCAGCCCTCGGCTTCCAGTTCGGGCGTGAGCGTGCCGTCGAGCACGACGAGCCCCGCCCCTTCGGGTAGCGCGGCCGTCCACTCCGGTTCTGCCGCAACCAGTTTCGAGGTGTACTCCGCGGGCTGCAACGTGGCGGGTCCCGCCGTCAGCGTGCCATCGGCATTGACCACACCCTCGCCGGCCTTCACCGCCTTGATTGCGGCCTGGACGTCCTTGCCCAGCCGCGGACCCGCGACCTTCGCGTTGACCGCGAGCTCGAACCGTCCGTAGGCGTCGATGTCGTCGGTCAACTCGACGGTTTTTACGTTCAACTCGTCGGCGATCAGGTCCACGAACGGTTCGAGGGCTCGCGGAGTCTCCACCGCCACGGTGAGTTTCGGGAGGGGCAGGCGCACGCGCAGCTTCTTGGCCTTGCGCACCGACGATGCCACCGAGCACACGTCCCGGACCTGGTCCATGGCGGTCACCAGATCGGGATCGGCGGGCAGTTCGGCCGCGGTCGGCCAATCCGTCAGGTGCACCGACCGACCGTCGGTGATACCCCGCCAGATCACCTCCGCGATCAGCGGTAGCAGCGGAGCCGCCAGTCTCGCGGTGACCTCGAGCACCGTGTGCAGCGTGTCGATCGCGTCGCGATCCTCATCCCAGAATCGCGACCGCGACCGTCGCACATACCAATTCGTCAAGGCGTCGGTGAACTGGCGCAACTGTTCGCAGGCGACCGAGATGTCGCAGACGTCCAGCGACGTGGTCAGGTCGTCCCGGAGCACGGAGAGTTTCGCCAGGATGTAGCGATCGAGGACGTTGGTGGAATCGGTGCGCCAGGTCCCCTTCTCGGGTGCGTACAGCGCGAGGAAGGAGTAGGCGTTCCAGAACGGCAGCAAGACCTGGCGCACACCCTCGCGGATGCCCTGCTCGGTGACCACCAGGTTGCCACCGCGAAGGATCGGCGACGCCATGAGGAACCACCGCATCGCATCCGAGCCGTCCCGGTCGAACACCTCGGTGACGTCGGGATAGTTGCGCAGCGACTTGCTCATCTTCTGCCCGTCGCTACCCAGCACGATGCCGTGGGACACGCAGGTCCGGAACGCGGGACGGTCGAACAGCGCCGTGGCGAGCACGTGCAACAGGTAGAACCAGCCCCGGGTCTGACCGATGTACTCCACGATGAAGTCGGCGGGGTTGTGGCCCTCGAACCAGTCGACGTTCTCGAACGGATAGTGCACCTGCGCGTAGGGCATCGAACCCGAGTCGAACCACACGTCGAACACGTCCTCGATACGCCGCATGGTCGACGTGCCAGTGGGATCGTCTGGATTGGGCCGCGTCAGCTCGTCGATGTACGGGCGGTGCAGATCCTCCGGGCGTACCCCGAAGTCGCGTTCCAGCTCGTCGAGGCTGCCGTAGACGTCGACCCGGGGATACGTCGGGTCATCGGACTTCCACACCGGAATCGGGCTGCCCCAGTACCGGTTTCGCGAGATCGACCAATCCCGGGCATTCGACAGCCACTTGCCGAACTGGCCGTCCTTGACGTGCTCCGGGTACCACGTGATCTGCTGATTGAGCTCGACCATCCGGTCGCGGAACGCGGTGACCTTGATGAACCACGACGACACCGCCCGATAGATCAACGGGTTCCGGCACCGCCAGCAGTGCGGGTAGGAGTGATCGTAGGTCTCGTGCCGTAGCAGGATCGCCCCGTTCGCGGCGGCGGGGCCCGACTGGTTCTTCAGGTCGCGGATGATCTGTGGGTTGGCGTCGAAGACGAGTTGCCCCGTGTAGTCCGGCACCGTGGCGTCGAACCTGCCCTTGGAGTCGACCGGCGTGACCGCCTCGATGTCGGCCGCATCGGCGGTGGCCTTGTCGTCCTCACCGTAGGCGGGCGCCATGTGCACGATGCCGGTGCCGTCCTCGGTGGTGACGAAGTCCCCCGGCAGCACGCGAAAGGCGTTGGGCGAGTCCATGAAGTAGGAGAATGGCGGAAGGTACCGCAGGCCGAGCAGGTCCCGGCCGGGGTAGGAATCGAGCACCGTCGGTGACTCACCCAATTCCCGGGCGTACGCCGAAAGCCGGGGCTCGGCAAGGACGTAACGCGTCCCGTCGGACCCCTCCACGAGAACGTAGGTCACCTCCGGGTTGACGGCCACGGCCTGATTCGACGGCAACGTCCACGGCGTCGTCGTCCACACCAGCAGGTGGGCGCCCGCCAGAGCTCCCTCGGCGGTGATGCGGAACCCCACGGTGACCGCGGGGTCCTGCCGGTTCTGGTAGACGTCGTCGTCCATCCGCAGTTCATGGCTGGACAGCGGGGTCTCGTCGTTCCAGCAGTACGGCAGAACGCGATTGCCCTCGTAGGCCAGGCCCTTCTCCCACAGCTGTTTGAAGGCCCACAGCACCGACTCCATGAAGCCGAGGTCCAAGGTCTTGTAGTCGTTGTCGAAGTCGACCCACCGGGCTTGACGGGTCACGTAGTCCCGCCACTCCTCGGAGTACTTCATCACCGACGCGCGGCACGCCTCGTTGAACTCGTCGATGCCGAGTTCTTCGATCTGCGCCTTCTCGGTGATGCCGAGTTGACGTTGAGCCTCCAGCTCCGCCGGAAGGCCGTGGGTGTCCCAGCCGAACCGGCGCTCCACCTTGTGGCCGCGCATCGTCTGGTAGCGCGGGACGATGTCCTTGACGTAACCGGTCAGGAGATGACCGTAGTGCGGCAGCCCGTTCGCGAACGGCGGCCCGTCATAGAAGACGTACTCCGGCGCACCCTCACGTTGCTCGATACTGGCGCGGAACGTGTCATCGCGGTCCCAGTAGTCCAGGACGTCGAGCTCGAGGTCGGGAAAACTCGGCGAGCCACTCGCCGGTCGGGGGTACGCCGTCACCTGTGTTCGTCTCCTGTGCCTGGTCGACAAGGCACGGGGACGACGTTGCGCTCGTGCGCGAACACCGCGGTACCACCCCGCTTGCGCACATGACGTACGCCGCTCGATGTGGGCGATGACGGGCCCACCCGTTCGGGTCTACTAGGTGCGTGCGAGGGAGATCGCGACACCGTTCTTCCGAAGGCTCCCCGGTGATGGCCGGATCGATGCCTGTGCGCAGAATTCTAAGCCCTGCGCCGGCCGGCGGACCAAACGCTAGTGAGCCACCGCCAGCTTCGGTGCGTACTGGACGGGCGGGGTGGCCTCGGAGGTCAGCTCGATCAACGCCAGCGGGAACTGTTCGGCCAGCTCGGCCACCGTGTAGGACTCGAAGCTGCGGGCGTCGAACCACCAGTCCAGCGCCATGACGTCTTGGTCGCAGTAGGCCCTGAGCTCGAGGAGATGGCCCAGGTACGGCCGCGTGACCGCGGTGTCACCCGAGGCGAAGAGGACATCGGACACCGGCTGCGGCCGCGGATCGTCGGGAACGCCGTGCACCATCCGACGGACGGCCAGCTCGGCGAGGGCGTGATGCGCGCTCGTGAGCATCCCGTCGGCGTCGATCTGCCTGGGAGCCGCGCACTGCACCGTCAGCGGGTGCACGCGAGCGCCGTAGCCGGGGACGTCGACCGTCACCTGACCGCTACCGATCGTCCGCTCGATCGCCCGGCCCAGGGCGCCGAGCAGAATTTCCTCGCTCGTTAGCCCCAGCACCTCGACGGCGCCGTCGAGTTCCATGGTCAACAGTGGTGAGAGGGGCGCGGGAACCAATTCCAGGTCCTCGACTCGAGGGCGGCCCTCGGCGTCGTAATCGGTCAGCTGCAAGTTTGCGCGCATCATGATCGAAGGCTACAGGACAGTCCCAAAAATGGGACACATCTGCCAAAACCGTGACGACCATGTCAATTAGTCGAGCGCCATCCTATTTGCGGTCGACAGTGCCCAAGGCGGGGAGGA contains:
- the ileS gene encoding isoleucine--tRNA ligase, producing MTAYPRPASGSPSFPDLELDVLDYWDRDDTFRASIEQREGAPEYVFYDGPPFANGLPHYGHLLTGYVKDIVPRYQTMRGHKVERRFGWDTHGLPAELEAQRQLGITEKAQIEELGIDEFNEACRASVMKYSEEWRDYVTRQARWVDFDNDYKTLDLGFMESVLWAFKQLWEKGLAYEGNRVLPYCWNDETPLSSHELRMDDDVYQNRQDPAVTVGFRITAEGALAGAHLLVWTTTPWTLPSNQAVAVNPEVTYVLVEGSDGTRYVLAEPRLSAYARELGESPTVLDSYPGRDLLGLRYLPPFSYFMDSPNAFRVLPGDFVTTEDGTGIVHMAPAYGEDDKATADAADIEAVTPVDSKGRFDATVPDYTGQLVFDANPQIIRDLKNQSGPAAANGAILLRHETYDHSYPHCWRCRNPLIYRAVSSWFIKVTAFRDRMVELNQQITWYPEHVKDGQFGKWLSNARDWSISRNRYWGSPIPVWKSDDPTYPRVDVYGSLDELERDFGVRPEDLHRPYIDELTRPNPDDPTGTSTMRRIEDVFDVWFDSGSMPYAQVHYPFENVDWFEGHNPADFIVEYIGQTRGWFYLLHVLATALFDRPAFRTCVSHGIVLGSDGQKMSKSLRNYPDVTEVFDRDGSDAMRWFLMASPILRGGNLVVTEQGIREGVRQVLLPFWNAYSFLALYAPEKGTWRTDSTNVLDRYILAKLSVLRDDLTTSLDVCDISVACEQLRQFTDALTNWYVRRSRSRFWDEDRDAIDTLHTVLEVTARLAAPLLPLIAEVIWRGITDGRSVHLTDWPTAAELPADPDLVTAMDQVRDVCSVASSVRKAKKLRVRLPLPKLTVAVETPRALEPFVDLIADELNVKTVELTDDIDAYGRFELAVNAKVAGPRLGKDVQAAIKAVKAGEGVVNADGTLTAGPATLQPAEYTSKLVAAEPEWTAALPEGAGLVVLDGTLTPELEAEGWAKDRIRELQDLRKSTGLDVSDRITVTMSVPPERRDWATAHADLIAGEILATAFEFGEPVDGADIGDGVRVSIVKV
- a CDS encoding DUF2505 domain-containing protein — its product is MDLTAESPHPLARIRFAFQSEVYWQDRLRAFEGASPTLDYLTTDSAGRTTVSMTMRFGGDQLPDPLRRLRLAGLDIVQRERWFADEDGGLRGEIGVDALRTPISGHGAVLLTAVPPGTRLAGTATVEVGVPLIGGTIARFITGLLANGIVDIVRITDAWLDEN